AGTTCGCATCCataaatttgtgtttttcttaactCTGAGGTCCAACATCCTTGAAACAACTGATCAATCCTACTTGAAGAAATGCAGATATGATAAGAAACAATACCCCTACTGCCCCATCTTTCGCCTGGGAGACATTACGAGAAGAGCTGGATGCAACTTCCAGGACATGGCCACACTTGTTAGTATTACATTGTATTTTCCTCAAGATTGCCTTAATGTGATATAACCTTAAATGTTACTTTctaacacacacagagtttatACCCCAAAATAATTATGATGATTGAATCCCTGacttaaagggtttttttttagttactgTTATTAATCATGACCTTTGCTCATTGTTCTTGGGAGAAATTGTGAGAGAACCGAAACGTGTCCCACTGAACAAAGTTTCTCATATTTCATAATTCATTAGTGCATCTGTTCAACTGACCgttaacacaaatatttaatcagccaGTCATAATGCAGCAAGTCAATGCATTTAGGAATTAAGACATGATCAAAATGACTTTCTGCAGTTTCACCCCTTTATAGCCatagtgtacccatcttctgatagcACAAAACTCACCTGATCTCAAACTGTTTTTGAACATGACAAGAGTTCACTTAACTATGGCCTCCAGTCACAAGAGCTAACAGAGAACCTGTGGAATATGGTGAGATGACAACAGTGTGGTTCTATCATGTCAGGTGGACCAAACTCTCTGTGGAATATTcagtgccatgaagaattagttCTTCATGTCCTGAGGGACTAAAGGGGTCTGATCTGGTACTAGCAGGatgtaactaatgaagtggtTGGTGAGTCTATAAGAAAAGGGAACAGTTTTATTGGTTTATGATGTCatttgttgttgtcttttttttggtcCACACAAATTTGTTCAATGTTTGCTCAATGTTTTCTATACAGTTGAGTATGAACACGGGTAAAACACCACTAGTGGAATGCATACAGGTACACAAATttgaataaatgtataaaaataaaaatcttagaataaacatgttttggctgtttttttaGGGTGGTGCTATTGGCATTGTGATACAGTGGGACTGTGACCTTGACAAAGGCACCTCTCACTGTAATCCAGAGTACCAGTTCACTCGCCTGGATGCCACTGTCTCCAACAAGAGCATCGCAGCAGGATTTAATTTCAGGTGAGGCTCACTGCAGAGCATCTTTGTTGGTATGTTGCACAGACACGTAAACGTCTTTACAACTTCTGAAAGGAGTAAAGGACCATAACTATTCTAAATTACCTAAAGGTTATTTTTGTTCAtattctcttttcttctctaaCAGACATGCAAGATACTTTAAAAATGCTGCTGGTGAAAGCTCTCGATCTCTATACAAAGTTTATGGCATACGATTTCATATCCTGGTACATGGGAAGGTATGTAAAAGGCATCAGAGACAGAATGAATGCACAAACTGTGTCAATGCATTACAGTAAGATAATTTATGTAATAAAGGCAATACATATAACACCACAAATaccattattattagtagtagtagtatccTATCTTCTTAGGAGAGGAGTTATTAGGAATGATTTGAAAAGAGCTCTGCAGTCTTTGGTCtttgaacaaaaataaattgtaataaactcacatttaaaaacatctctTGGGTTTCTGATCTCCTCCACAGGCTGGAAAGTTTGCCATTGTCCCCTTGGTCGTCAATATTGGTTCAGGACTGGCTGTGATGGGAGCTGTGAGTATCATTAATAATTAAATCAACATGTTATTAAATGAATtgaacagcattttttttaatatatcacAGAAGTGAATAAAATTCTTTTCAACAGGGAACCTTCTTCTGCGACATTGTCCTCCTCTATTTAACTACGGGGAGGAAGTCTTACAAAGACAAGAAGTTTGAAGTCTTAAAGTATGAAAAGCAACACACGAGTACAGATGTAGACATTTCTTAAGTTTTTTTCCACATAGAAAGGACCATAGTATGTGTGTATAAACAATAATGAGCTAAGATAACTTCactttagattttttaaaataaatatattaatatgatatacaaTTTGAATATTTCATTGATTTAATAATTGAGTCCAATAACATATGCTATTTAAAATCAATACATAACCTTGTGTTTTGGGGTTAATTAAAAGCTATTATGGTCCTCACAGGACATAAACTTAACCTTAAACATTTCCAGGAGTTATACTGAGCCAAACAACACTGATAATCACTTTATTACAAGTTCCCAGTTTCATTTGTAGTGAGGTGTTTTCATAGTGGTTTATTACTTGTTATTAATAAAAAGATCCTACATCATTTATTATTATCGCCTAACTATTAAAGTAATACAGTTTTTACAAATTTTCAGTcaggaaaaagagaagaaaggtGAAAACATCCAGGAAACGTGCAGTAATGGGCTGTCAGAGGGGTATGTTTCAATCTGCTCTCATTTGTCTTTTAAGACTGTAttgttgtgtgtgcatgtgtgtttgtgtggatttTGATTTCTAGTTAAGGATATATGTTCATTTATGACTAGAAAAATGCATTCCTGGTGTGATCTGTGGTTAATTTACGCTTCTTTACTATTTGTTACAACAGGTCTCTGATCTGCAGAAACTGTGCCACGAAAGATATGAAGAACAAAGTGGAAAAGGACAATCAAAATAGTGTAACATGTCAACTATTAAGTGTACGTAGGTCATGTCCTAACCTCATTTCACAAGTTTAACCATAAAATATTTTAGCATCATTATGAAGAACATAAACCAAGTTTACTGAACTTTTATCTGTTTACTTTCATggctgtgacttttttttttcttttaacactaTTCAGTTCACTTTAGAGTTTTTTATAAAGCCCCAATTCACaataacagtcacctcaaggttcTTTATGCTGCAAGGTCCTTACAGCACTAGAAAACCCCACGCGTAAAGGAagactctcttttaacaggaaaaaggtTTCTGGCAGGGCCAGGTTTGGGTATAGGGCTGCCATC
The genomic region above belongs to Oreochromis aureus strain Israel breed Guangdong linkage group 14, ZZ_aureus, whole genome shotgun sequence and contains:
- the LOC116334907 gene encoding P2X purinoceptor 5-like; the protein is MATFAINSLLNYKTEKYIDTKNKAVGVLHRLFQLSVIGYIIGWVFIVKQGYQEIDDAIQSSVITKVKGTAVTNTSESGLFVWGPEEYVIPPQGEDVLFVVTSFLETPNQKMGYCAESYKVANARCSVNKDCKKGKMVESGHGVMSGKCIRNNENSNGTCEIFGWCPTEKDIKPQKPLLKNAENFTIYVKNFIQFPKFSFSKSNILETTDQSYLKKCRYDKKQYPYCPIFRLGDITRRAGCNFQDMATLGGAIGIVIQWDCDLDKGTSHCNPEYQFTRLDATVSNKSIAAGFNFRHARYFKNAAGESSRSLYKVYGIRFHILVHGKAGKFAIVPLVVNIGSGLAVMGAGTFFCDIVLLYLTTGRKSYKDKKFEVLNQEKEKKGENIQETCSNGLSEGSLICRNCATKDMKNKVEKDNQNSVTCQLLSVRRSCPNLISQV